A single genomic interval of Mycolicibacterium holsaticum DSM 44478 = JCM 12374 harbors:
- a CDS encoding Rv3235 family protein has translation MTTVHKPSVAAAALVSPVIDYEPSPGGQAACPPPTHQALRRHTPRRRAAPTATAACESAPPRAAVVFADAALRRVLEIIDRRRPVAQLRPILAPELTDIVVAMTRSSHTGRHGGRTAACLQRIRLRMVDDGSGDPAAEVFGTYTRGRRVRALAARIASRDDRWRIVAIQIG, from the coding sequence ATGACCACCGTCCACAAACCATCCGTCGCCGCCGCTGCGCTGGTTTCTCCCGTCATCGACTACGAGCCATCGCCGGGCGGGCAGGCCGCGTGCCCGCCGCCGACGCATCAAGCGCTGCGCCGCCACACCCCGCGACGCCGGGCCGCGCCAACCGCCACGGCCGCATGCGAATCCGCCCCGCCCCGAGCCGCCGTCGTCTTCGCCGACGCGGCGCTGCGCCGGGTGCTCGAGATCATCGACCGGCGCCGACCCGTCGCTCAACTGCGCCCGATCCTCGCGCCGGAACTGACCGACATCGTGGTCGCGATGACCAGGTCGTCACACACCGGCCGCCATGGCGGGCGGACCGCCGCATGCCTGCAGCGGATCCGGCTGCGCATGGTCGACGACGGTTCGGGCGACCCGGCCGCCGAGGTGTTCGGCACCTACACCCGCGGGCGGCGGGTGCGCGCCCTGGCCGCGCGCATCGCCTCGAGGGATGACCGATGGCGCATAGTCGCCATCCAGATCGGCTGA
- a CDS encoding ferredoxin reductase, producing the protein MAKNTVKISANVRDTDRPTIAGAKRHPALHALRTVVARVTTPLLPDDYLQLANPLWSARELRGRVQEVRQETVDSATLVIKPGWGFSFDYEPGQYIGIGVLVEGRWRWRSYSLTSSPVAAKKTITITVKAMPEGFLSTHLVSGVAPGTIVRLAAPQGNFIMPDPAPPKVLFLTGGSGITPVMSMLRTLVRRDQVTDVIHLHSAPTESDVMFASELADLAAAHAGYSLRVRTTREQGRLDMSRLADEVPDWRERQTWACGPEGMLDSAERAWSAAGLAERLHLERFALSRAAVHGQGGTVEFARSGKSVTVDAATPLMDAGEQVGVRMPFGCRMGICQSCVVGLLDGHVRDLRSGVEHEPGSRIQTCISAASGDCVLDV; encoded by the coding sequence GTGGCCAAGAACACCGTCAAGATCTCGGCCAACGTCCGTGACACCGACCGGCCGACCATCGCCGGCGCGAAGCGGCATCCGGCCCTGCACGCGCTGCGCACCGTCGTGGCGCGGGTGACCACCCCGCTGCTGCCCGACGACTACCTCCAGCTCGCCAACCCGTTGTGGTCGGCGCGGGAGCTTCGGGGACGGGTCCAGGAGGTGCGCCAGGAGACCGTCGACTCGGCGACCCTGGTCATCAAGCCGGGCTGGGGGTTCTCCTTCGACTACGAACCGGGCCAGTACATCGGCATCGGGGTTCTCGTCGAGGGTCGCTGGCGGTGGCGGTCCTATTCGTTGACATCGAGCCCGGTCGCCGCCAAGAAGACGATCACGATCACGGTCAAAGCCATGCCCGAGGGGTTCCTGTCGACCCATCTGGTCAGCGGGGTTGCGCCTGGCACGATCGTGCGGCTGGCCGCGCCGCAGGGCAACTTCATCATGCCCGACCCCGCCCCACCCAAAGTGCTGTTCCTCACCGGCGGCTCCGGCATCACCCCGGTGATGTCGATGCTGCGCACCCTGGTGCGGCGTGATCAGGTCACCGACGTCATCCACTTACATTCGGCGCCAACGGAATCCGATGTGATGTTCGCATCCGAGCTGGCGGACTTGGCGGCGGCGCACGCCGGCTACTCGCTGCGCGTGCGCACCACCCGTGAACAGGGTCGCCTGGACATGTCCCGGTTGGCCGACGAGGTGCCCGACTGGCGCGAGCGGCAGACCTGGGCGTGCGGGCCCGAGGGGATGCTGGACTCGGCCGAACGCGCGTGGAGCGCTGCCGGCTTGGCCGAACGCCTCCATCTCGAGCGCTTCGCGCTGTCGAGGGCTGCGGTGCACGGGCAGGGCGGCACCGTGGAGTTCGCGCGCAGCGGCAAATCGGTCACCGTCGACGCCGCGACGCCGTTGATGGACGCCGGTGAGCAGGTCGGCGTTCGGATGCCGTTCGGCTGCCGGATGGGCATCTGCCAGTCCTGTGTGGTCGGCTTGCTCGACGGCCACGTCCGGGACCTGCGCTCGGGCGTCGAACACGAACCGGGCAGCCGGATTCAGACCTGTATTTCCGCGGCATCCGGCGATTGTGTCCTCGATGTCTGA
- a CDS encoding SOS response-associated peptidase, whose amino-acid sequence MCGRFAVTTDPALLAEKIKAIDETTAAQKDTAGPNYNVAPTTTISTVVKRHTDPDDESIRRIRSMRWGLVPPWAKTAEDGGPDTKGPLLINARAEKVTTSPAFRNSAKNKRCLVPMDGWYEWRPNGELASGKKAPKTPFYMYGADGEPLFMAGLWSTWRPRDGSGSSSAAPLLSCTIITTDAAGPLAEIHDRMPLSISKNDWDRWLDPDAPIDEGLLRGHGDLDRIEIREVSRLVNNVRNNGPELIEPAEPESEPATLR is encoded by the coding sequence ATGTGTGGACGATTCGCGGTGACCACAGATCCGGCGCTGCTGGCCGAAAAGATCAAGGCGATCGACGAAACCACGGCGGCCCAGAAGGACACGGCCGGACCCAACTACAACGTCGCGCCGACCACCACCATCAGCACCGTGGTCAAGCGCCACACCGATCCCGACGACGAGTCGATCCGCCGGATCCGCTCGATGCGCTGGGGGTTGGTGCCGCCGTGGGCCAAGACCGCCGAGGACGGCGGCCCGGATACCAAGGGCCCGCTGCTGATCAACGCGCGGGCAGAGAAGGTGACCACGTCCCCGGCGTTTCGCAACTCGGCGAAGAACAAGCGCTGCCTGGTGCCGATGGACGGCTGGTATGAATGGCGACCCAACGGCGAGCTGGCGTCGGGGAAGAAAGCGCCGAAGACGCCGTTTTACATGTACGGCGCCGACGGCGAGCCGCTGTTCATGGCGGGGCTGTGGTCGACGTGGCGGCCCCGAGACGGGTCCGGGTCGTCCTCGGCGGCGCCGCTGTTGAGTTGCACGATCATCACCACCGATGCGGCCGGACCGCTGGCCGAAATTCACGACAGGATGCCGCTGAGCATCTCCAAGAACGACTGGGACCGCTGGCTGGATCCGGATGCCCCGATCGACGAGGGCCTGCTGCGTGGCCATGGGGATCTGGACCGGATCGAGATACGCGAGGTGTCCCGGCTGGTCAACAATGTGCGCAACAACGGTCCCGAGTTGATCGAGCCGGCCGAGCCGGAATCCGAACCGGCAACGCTGCGATAG
- a CDS encoding DUF6912 family protein: MRVYVPATLAMLQQLVAEQTLHARSGTAFAVTPTLRESYSQGDDDELAEVAMREAALASLRLLGDENAADLPPRRAVLVAEVDDATARPDLDDAVVRLAGPVALTDVVAAYVDNAEAEPDVRAAIEAVDAADLGDEDADFVVGDAQDHDLAWYAPQELPFLLELL, translated from the coding sequence GTGCGTGTCTACGTTCCGGCGACCCTCGCCATGTTGCAGCAACTCGTCGCCGAGCAGACGCTGCACGCGCGCAGCGGAACGGCGTTCGCGGTGACGCCCACGCTGCGGGAGTCTTACTCGCAGGGCGATGACGACGAACTGGCCGAGGTGGCGATGCGTGAGGCAGCGTTGGCGTCGCTGCGGCTCCTCGGCGACGAGAACGCCGCTGATCTTCCACCCCGGCGTGCCGTGCTGGTCGCCGAGGTCGACGACGCGACGGCCCGGCCCGACCTCGACGACGCGGTGGTGCGGCTGGCCGGCCCGGTCGCGTTGACCGACGTGGTCGCCGCCTACGTCGACAACGCCGAGGCGGAGCCCGACGTGCGGGCCGCGATCGAGGCCGTCGACGCCGCCGACCTCGGTGACGAAGACGCCGACTTCGTCGTCGGTGACGCCCAGGACCACGATCTGGCCTGGTACGCGCCCCAGGAGCTGCCGTTCCTGCTCGAACTGCTCTAG
- a CDS encoding oxygenase MpaB family protein yields the protein MTAADTRITIRRRTARWDTEPVTAAEAMDFWAFAAGAANVIMQLSRPGVGYGVVESKVDSGNLLKHPWKRARTTFQYLAVAILGSPQDRAAFREAVNESHRHVQSTPDSPVRYNAFDRDLQMWVAACLFVGMEDTYQLLRGEMTPEQSEQFYRSAWTLGTTLQVSEDQWPPTRAEFDAYWTEACGQITIDDRVRDYLLEMLNLRMINPLLGIPFRPLLKFLTVGFLAPVFRDAMGLGWGDFRQRQFERLFLLVAFANRFLPVFIRQGGSYVLLADVRRRVRQQRALV from the coding sequence ATGACGGCCGCCGACACCCGCATCACCATCCGCAGGCGCACCGCGCGCTGGGACACCGAACCGGTCACCGCCGCCGAGGCGATGGACTTCTGGGCGTTCGCCGCAGGGGCGGCCAACGTGATCATGCAACTGTCGCGTCCCGGCGTGGGATACGGCGTCGTCGAGAGCAAGGTCGATTCCGGCAACCTGTTGAAGCATCCGTGGAAACGGGCCAGAACCACGTTCCAGTATCTGGCGGTCGCGATCCTCGGAAGCCCACAGGACCGTGCGGCGTTCCGGGAGGCGGTCAACGAGTCGCACCGACACGTCCAGTCCACCCCCGACAGCCCCGTGCGCTACAACGCGTTCGATCGTGATCTTCAAATGTGGGTAGCGGCATGTCTTTTCGTGGGGATGGAGGACACCTATCAACTGCTGCGCGGTGAGATGACGCCCGAGCAGTCCGAGCAGTTCTACCGGTCGGCGTGGACGCTGGGCACCACGCTGCAGGTCAGCGAGGACCAATGGCCGCCCACCCGCGCGGAGTTCGACGCGTACTGGACCGAGGCGTGCGGGCAGATAACGATCGACGACCGCGTCCGCGACTATCTGCTCGAGATGCTGAACCTGCGGATGATCAATCCGCTTCTGGGCATTCCGTTTCGGCCGCTGTTGAAGTTCCTCACGGTGGGATTTCTCGCCCCGGTCTTCCGCGATGCGATGGGCCTGGGGTGGGGTGATTTCCGGCAGCGCCAGTTCGAAAGGTTGTTCTTGCTCGTCGCGTTCGCCAACCGTTTCCTGCCCGTGTTCATCCGCCAGGGCGGCAGTTACGTCCTGCTCGCCGATGTGCGCCGCCGGGTCCGCCAGCAGCGCGCGCTGGTGTGA
- the aroA gene encoding 3-phosphoshikimate 1-carboxyvinyltransferase: MSTWQAPTASGPVHATVTVPGSKSLTNRALILAALATPQGPSTISGALRSRDTDLMIAALQALGVTIEGDTDELTVSGAIDPPRGAHVDCGLAGTVLRFVPPVAALGTSTITFDGDEQARSRPIAPLLDALRTLGVQIDGDGLPFSVRGRGSVAGGTVRIDASASSQFVSGLLLCAAAFSEGVTIEHTGAAVPSAPHVAMTVAMLRDAGVDVDDGQPNRWRVAPGPVAARHWTIEPDLSNAVPFIAAAVVSGGTVRITGWPRVSVQPADSITRILAKLGCVVQHSDTFLEVHGSHLYGGIDIDMNDVGELTPAVAALAALASAGSVSRLRGVAHLRGHETDRLAALSAEINGLGGQCEETPDGLKIVARPLRGGLWRSYADHRMATAGAIVGLRVPGVEVDDVETTSKTLPDFPEMWAEMMSGQAADPEAGA, encoded by the coding sequence GTGAGCACCTGGCAGGCACCGACGGCGTCTGGGCCCGTGCACGCCACGGTCACCGTGCCCGGGTCGAAATCGCTGACCAACCGGGCACTGATCCTCGCGGCGCTGGCGACACCGCAGGGCCCTTCGACCATCAGCGGTGCGCTGCGCAGCCGCGACACCGACCTGATGATCGCGGCGCTGCAGGCGCTGGGCGTCACGATCGAGGGCGACACCGACGAGTTGACGGTCAGCGGCGCGATCGACCCACCCCGGGGCGCGCACGTCGACTGCGGGCTGGCGGGCACCGTGCTGCGGTTCGTCCCGCCGGTGGCCGCGCTGGGCACCTCGACGATCACCTTCGACGGTGACGAGCAGGCGCGCAGCCGGCCGATCGCGCCGCTGCTCGACGCGCTGCGCACCCTCGGCGTGCAGATCGACGGGGACGGCCTGCCGTTCTCGGTACGCGGCCGCGGGTCGGTCGCAGGCGGCACGGTGCGCATCGACGCGTCGGCGTCGTCGCAGTTCGTTTCCGGGCTGTTGCTGTGCGCCGCGGCGTTCAGCGAGGGGGTGACGATCGAGCACACCGGTGCGGCGGTCCCCTCGGCGCCCCATGTGGCGATGACGGTGGCGATGCTGCGCGACGCGGGCGTCGACGTCGACGACGGCCAGCCCAACCGGTGGCGCGTCGCCCCTGGTCCCGTCGCGGCGCGGCACTGGACCATCGAGCCCGACCTGTCCAACGCGGTGCCCTTCATCGCCGCGGCGGTCGTCAGCGGCGGAACGGTGCGCATCACCGGCTGGCCCAGGGTCAGCGTGCAGCCCGCCGACTCGATCACCAGAATCCTGGCAAAGCTGGGTTGCGTTGTGCAGCACAGTGATACGTTTCTCGAGGTGCACGGATCCCACCTTTACGGCGGCATCGACATCGACATGAACGACGTCGGTGAGCTGACGCCGGCGGTGGCCGCACTCGCGGCGCTGGCGTCGGCGGGGTCGGTGTCGCGGCTGCGCGGTGTCGCGCACCTGCGTGGTCACGAAACCGACCGGCTCGCAGCGTTGTCGGCAGAGATCAACGGTTTGGGCGGCCAGTGTGAGGAGACGCCCGACGGGCTGAAGATCGTCGCTCGGCCGCTGCGCGGTGGGTTGTGGCGTTCGTATGCCGACCACCGGATGGCGACGGCGGGGGCGATCGTCGGGCTGCGGGTGCCCGGGGTGGAGGTCGACGACGTCGAGACCACCTCCAAGACGCTGCCGGACTTCCCGGAGATGTGGGCCGAGATGATGTCCGGTCAGGCGGCAGATCCCGAGGCAGGCGCTTGA
- the rsgA gene encoding ribosome small subunit-dependent GTPase A: MSRRDYDESDVRVRPGRGSRPRTKIRPDHADAQEAMVVTVDRGRWGCALGGDPSRRVTAMRARELGRTPIVVGDDVDVVGDLSGRPDTLARIVRRGKRRTVLRRTADDTDPTERVVVANADQLLLVVALADPPPRTGLVERTLIAAYAGGVTPILCLTKTDLAAPEPFAAQFADLDLTVVTAGRDDPLDAVAPLLTDKVTVLLGHSGVGKSTLVNRLVPEAERATGAVTDIGRGRHTSTQSVALPLSLGGWVVDTPGIRSFGLAHIEPDDVMQAFSDLAEAVKDCPRGCGHMGPPADPECTLDALTGAAAGRVAAARRLLATLREK; the protein is encoded by the coding sequence TTGAGCCGTCGCGATTACGACGAGTCCGATGTCCGGGTGCGCCCCGGCCGGGGCTCACGGCCGCGCACCAAGATCCGACCCGATCACGCCGACGCGCAGGAAGCGATGGTGGTGACCGTCGACCGCGGCCGGTGGGGTTGCGCACTCGGCGGTGATCCGAGCCGCCGCGTCACCGCGATGCGCGCCCGCGAACTCGGCCGCACCCCGATCGTCGTCGGCGACGATGTCGACGTGGTCGGCGACCTGTCGGGCAGGCCTGACACGCTGGCCCGCATCGTGCGCCGCGGGAAACGTCGAACGGTGCTGCGGCGCACCGCAGATGACACCGATCCTACCGAGCGCGTCGTCGTCGCCAACGCCGATCAGCTGTTGCTCGTAGTGGCCCTGGCCGACCCGCCGCCGCGCACCGGCCTGGTCGAGCGCACGCTCATCGCCGCCTATGCCGGGGGTGTCACGCCGATCCTGTGTCTGACCAAGACGGATCTGGCCGCACCGGAGCCGTTCGCGGCGCAGTTCGCAGACCTCGACCTCACGGTCGTGACCGCGGGCCGCGACGATCCGCTCGACGCCGTCGCGCCGCTGCTGACCGACAAGGTGACCGTGCTGCTCGGGCACTCCGGCGTCGGCAAATCGACGTTGGTGAACCGCCTTGTGCCGGAAGCAGAACGGGCCACCGGTGCGGTGACCGATATCGGCCGGGGTCGGCATACGTCGACCCAGTCGGTGGCGCTGCCGCTGAGCCTGGGCGGTTGGGTGGTCGACACGCCGGGCATCCGCTCGTTCGGGTTGGCCCACATCGAACCCGACGATGTGATGCAGGCGTTCTCCGATCTGGCCGAGGCGGTCAAGGACTGTCCGCGCGGCTGTGGTCACATGGGTCCGCCCGCCGACCCGGAGTGCACCCTCGACGCGCTGACCGGCGCCGCCGCCGGTCGCGTCGCGGCGGCCCGGCGACTGCTGGCGACCCTTCGAGAGAAGTAG
- a CDS encoding fatty acid desaturase family protein: MAITDVPQFAHLTDADIESLAVELDAIRQDIEDSRGERDARYIRRAIASQRALEIAGRVVLAASSRRTAWWAGTVTLGVAKIIENMEIGHNVMHGQWDWMNDPEIHSSTWEWDMSGSSKHWRFTHNFMHHKYTNILGMDDDVGYGLLRVTRDQKWKPHNAFNLLFNTMLATLFEWGVGLQHLELGKIFKGRDDRQATLKRVREFGVKAGNQVFKDYVAYPAVTSLSPGATYKSTLKANVVANIIRNVWSNAVIFCGHFPDGAEKFTKTDMVGESKGQWYLRQMLGSANFENGPVLRFMSGNLCHQIEHHLYPDLPSNRLHEISIRVREICDKYDLPYTTGSFLMQYAKTWRTIAKLSLPDKYLRDTPDDAPETRSERMFAELEPTQRRGLKSSIAAVRSRRRERRLAASA, translated from the coding sequence ATGGCGATCACTGACGTACCACAGTTCGCGCATCTGACGGATGCCGACATCGAGAGTCTGGCCGTCGAACTGGACGCGATCCGCCAAGACATCGAAGACTCCCGCGGCGAGCGCGATGCGCGCTACATCAGGCGGGCCATCGCCTCGCAGCGCGCACTCGAGATCGCCGGCCGCGTCGTACTGGCCGCCAGCTCGCGGCGCACCGCGTGGTGGGCGGGCACCGTCACGCTCGGCGTGGCCAAGATCATCGAGAACATGGAGATCGGCCACAACGTCATGCACGGTCAATGGGATTGGATGAACGATCCCGAGATCCACTCCTCCACGTGGGAGTGGGACATGAGCGGGTCGTCCAAGCACTGGCGCTTCACCCACAACTTCATGCACCACAAGTACACCAACATCCTCGGCATGGACGACGATGTGGGCTACGGTCTGCTGCGCGTCACCCGCGACCAGAAGTGGAAGCCGCACAACGCTTTCAACCTACTGTTCAACACCATGCTCGCGACGCTGTTCGAGTGGGGCGTCGGCCTGCAGCACCTGGAGCTTGGCAAGATCTTCAAGGGGCGCGACGACCGCCAAGCGACGCTCAAGCGCGTGCGGGAGTTCGGCGTCAAGGCCGGCAACCAGGTCTTCAAGGACTACGTCGCTTATCCCGCGGTGACGTCACTGTCGCCCGGCGCGACGTACAAGTCGACGCTGAAGGCCAACGTCGTGGCCAACATCATCCGCAACGTGTGGTCGAACGCAGTGATCTTCTGCGGCCATTTCCCCGATGGCGCAGAGAAGTTCACCAAGACCGACATGGTCGGCGAGAGCAAGGGTCAGTGGTACCTGCGGCAGATGCTGGGTAGCGCCAACTTCGAGAACGGCCCGGTGCTGCGGTTCATGAGCGGCAACCTGTGCCACCAGATCGAGCATCACCTGTATCCGGACCTGCCGAGCAACCGGCTCCACGAGATCTCGATCCGGGTGCGCGAGATCTGCGACAAGTACGATTTGCCGTACACCACAGGGTCTTTCCTGATGCAGTACGCCAAGACATGGCGGACCATCGCGAAACTGTCCCTGCCGGACAAGTACCTGCGCGACACCCCCGACGATGCGCCGGAAACCCGCAGCGAGCGGATGTTCGCCGAACTCGAGCCGACCCAGCGTCGGGGGCTGAAGTCCTCGATCGCCGCGGTCAGGTCGCGTCGTCGGGAGAGGCGCCTCGCCGCGAGCGCGTGA
- a CDS encoding WS/DGAT/MGAT family O-acyltransferase, whose amino-acid sequence MVTRLSASDAAFFQLENSSTPMYVGSLAILRRPRNGLSYETLLGTVEQRLPQIPRYRQKVREVTLGLARPVWVDDREFDITYHIRRSALPSPGSDAQLHELIARLGSRPLDKSRPLWEMYLIEGLAKNRIALYTKSHQALVNGMTALEIGHVIADRTQKPPRFGEDIWIPAREPSDRQLLLGAVGEWVTRPAEQLGAVRSAVAGAATNAGQWVEVGRRFADVARTVARGNAPSSPLNTTVSRNRRITVASGRLEDYRLVRARYDCDVNDVVLAVVAGALRNWLMSRGEPVTTSTTMRAMAPMSVYPDADLDTGHPGQAISEVSPFLVDLPVGEGNAVIRLSQIAHATESHPTAASLVDARTIVTLSGFAPPTLHAMGTRVATSFSARQFNLLITNVPGAQNQMYIAGAKLLETYAVPPLLHNQVLAIGVTSYNGMVYYGINADRDAMTDVGVLPSLISEALEELREAAQ is encoded by the coding sequence ATGGTGACAAGGTTGTCGGCGTCCGACGCGGCCTTCTTCCAACTGGAGAACAGTTCGACCCCGATGTATGTCGGGTCGCTGGCTATTCTGCGCAGGCCGCGCAACGGGTTGAGCTACGAGACGCTGCTCGGCACCGTCGAGCAGCGACTGCCGCAGATCCCGCGGTACCGCCAGAAGGTGCGTGAGGTGACGCTGGGGTTGGCCCGGCCGGTGTGGGTCGACGACCGCGAGTTCGACATCACCTACCACATCCGGCGCTCGGCGCTGCCGTCGCCGGGCAGCGACGCCCAACTGCATGAGCTCATCGCCCGGCTCGGGTCCCGGCCGCTGGACAAGTCCCGGCCGCTGTGGGAGATGTACCTTATCGAGGGCCTGGCCAAGAACCGCATCGCGCTCTACACCAAGTCGCATCAGGCGTTGGTGAACGGGATGACGGCGCTGGAGATCGGTCACGTCATCGCCGACCGCACCCAGAAGCCGCCGCGGTTCGGTGAGGACATCTGGATTCCGGCCCGTGAGCCCAGCGACCGCCAACTGCTGCTGGGCGCGGTGGGCGAGTGGGTCACCCGGCCCGCCGAGCAGCTCGGCGCGGTGCGCTCGGCGGTGGCCGGGGCCGCCACCAACGCCGGCCAGTGGGTCGAGGTGGGCCGCCGGTTCGCCGACGTCGCGCGCACCGTCGCGCGCGGTAACGCGCCCAGCAGCCCGCTGAACACCACGGTGTCGCGTAACCGGCGCATCACCGTGGCCAGCGGCCGGCTGGAGGACTACCGGCTGGTGCGGGCCCGCTACGACTGTGACGTCAACGACGTGGTGCTCGCGGTGGTGGCGGGCGCGTTGCGCAACTGGTTGATGTCGCGCGGCGAACCGGTGACCACGTCGACGACGATGCGGGCCATGGCGCCGATGTCGGTGTATCCCGACGCCGACCTGGACACCGGCCACCCCGGGCAGGCGATCAGCGAGGTGTCGCCGTTCCTGGTGGATCTTCCGGTGGGGGAGGGCAACGCGGTGATACGGCTGTCGCAGATCGCGCACGCCACCGAGTCGCATCCGACCGCGGCCAGCCTCGTCGATGCCAGAACCATCGTCACGCTGTCTGGGTTCGCCCCACCGACGTTGCACGCCATGGGAACCCGGGTGGCGACCAGTTTCTCGGCGCGTCAGTTCAACCTGCTGATCACCAACGTGCCCGGCGCGCAGAACCAGATGTACATCGCGGGGGCCAAACTCCTCGAGACCTACGCGGTGCCGCCGTTGCTGCACAACCAGGTGCTGGCCATCGGGGTGACGTCCTACAACGGCATGGTCTACTACGGGATCAACGCCGATCGGGACGCGATGACCGACGTCGGCGTGCTGCCGTCACTGATTTCTGAGGCCCTCGAAGAACTGCGGGAAGCCGCGCAGTAA
- a CDS encoding BCCT family transporter, with the protein MTTSSERSKPAEPAGEPLRSPTAEVVPHPVLDVPVEGAAYSRSQGIDWVVFGVTAVIAVSFLLWGFLNTDSLATASDSALGWVMNNTGWLFVLTASGFVLFVLWLAVSRYGNIPLGRDDEEPEFRTVSWIAMMFSAGMGIGLMFFGVSEPLSHFVSPPPGTGPEGNPEAVQNAMATTLFHWTLHPWAIYAVVGLSIAYGVYRKGRLQLISAAFEPLLGSRANGGWGKLIDMLAIFATLFGSAASLGLGALQIRSGLQIVTGIGAIGNAVLIVIIAILTCAFVLSAVSGVAKGIQWLSNINMVLALILAVFLFVVGPTVFILNLVPTSVGSYLQDLAMMSARTGAEGAAVDTWLQSWTVFYWAWWISWTPFVGMFIARISRGRTIRQFVAGVLFVPSVVSLVWFCVLGGAAINQQQSGVDLAGEGSLEAQLFSTLEQFPLATVASILVMVLVAIFFVSGADAASVVMGSLSERGTIKPTRPTVIFWGVATGAVAAVMLLVGGADALNGLQSITIIAAVPFVVVMVGLAVALVKDLRKDPMMVRRRYAMEAVNDAVITGVTQHGDDFVISVEKDPSADSG; encoded by the coding sequence ATGACTACAAGTTCAGAGCGAAGCAAACCCGCTGAGCCCGCCGGCGAGCCCTTGAGGTCGCCGACGGCCGAAGTGGTTCCGCACCCGGTGCTCGACGTGCCCGTCGAAGGAGCGGCCTACAGCCGCTCACAGGGCATCGACTGGGTCGTCTTCGGCGTCACCGCCGTCATCGCGGTCAGCTTTTTGCTCTGGGGCTTTCTCAACACCGATTCGTTGGCCACCGCCTCCGACAGTGCCCTGGGCTGGGTGATGAACAACACCGGCTGGCTGTTCGTGCTCACGGCCTCGGGCTTCGTGCTGTTCGTGTTGTGGCTGGCGGTCAGTCGATACGGCAACATCCCGCTGGGCCGCGACGACGAAGAGCCGGAATTTCGCACGGTGTCGTGGATCGCGATGATGTTCTCCGCCGGTATGGGCATCGGCCTGATGTTCTTCGGCGTCAGCGAACCCCTGTCGCACTTCGTGTCGCCGCCGCCGGGCACCGGCCCGGAAGGCAACCCCGAGGCCGTCCAGAACGCGATGGCCACCACGCTGTTTCACTGGACCCTGCACCCGTGGGCGATCTATGCCGTTGTCGGCCTGTCGATCGCCTACGGCGTCTATCGCAAGGGCCGGCTGCAGCTCATCAGCGCGGCGTTCGAACCGCTGCTGGGATCCCGCGCCAACGGTGGTTGGGGCAAGTTGATCGACATGCTGGCCATCTTCGCGACGCTGTTCGGATCGGCTGCCTCGCTCGGGCTGGGCGCCCTGCAGATCCGCAGCGGGCTGCAGATCGTCACCGGAATCGGCGCGATCGGCAACGCGGTGCTCATCGTCATCATCGCGATTCTGACGTGCGCGTTCGTGTTGTCGGCGGTGTCGGGGGTGGCCAAGGGCATCCAGTGGCTGTCGAACATCAACATGGTGCTGGCGCTGATCCTCGCGGTGTTTCTGTTCGTCGTCGGCCCGACGGTGTTCATCTTGAACCTGGTGCCCACCTCGGTCGGCAGCTATCTGCAGGACCTGGCGATGATGTCGGCGCGGACCGGGGCCGAGGGCGCCGCGGTGGACACCTGGCTGCAGTCGTGGACGGTCTTCTACTGGGCGTGGTGGATCTCCTGGACGCCGTTCGTCGGCATGTTCATCGCGCGGATTTCGCGGGGTCGCACCATCCGGCAGTTCGTCGCCGGGGTGCTGTTCGTGCCGAGCGTGGTGTCGCTGGTGTGGTTCTGCGTGTTGGGCGGCGCCGCGATCAACCAGCAGCAGTCCGGTGTCGACCTGGCCGGGGAAGGCAGCCTCGAGGCACAGTTGTTCAGCACCCTCGAGCAGTTCCCGCTGGCGACGGTCGCCAGCATCCTGGTGATGGTGTTGGTGGCGATCTTCTTCGTGTCCGGGGCCGACGCCGCCTCGGTCGTGATGGGTTCGCTGTCCGAACGCGGCACGATCAAGCCGACCCGGCCCACCGTCATCTTCTGGGGTGTCGCGACGGGCGCGGTGGCCGCGGTCATGCTGCTGGTCGGCGGGGCCGACGCGCTCAACGGTCTGCAATCGATCACGATCATCGCCGCGGTGCCGTTCGTGGTCGTGATGGTCGGGTTGGCAGTCGCGCTGGTCAAGGATCTGCGCAAGGACCCGATGATGGTGCGGCGCCGCTACGCCATGGAGGCGGTCAACGACGCCGTGATCACCGGCGTCACCCAGCACGGCGACGACTTCGTCATCTCGGTGGAAAAGGATCCCTCGGCCGACTCGGGATAA